From Chryseobacterium sp. H1D6B, a single genomic window includes:
- a CDS encoding helix-turn-helix domain-containing protein: MGRSKYSLEFKVACVDKILQYNHSISSLSNELGVNKSLLKQWVKYYVQYGFKGLVRTNNRIYDVKFKLKVLQSISRNSLSVKQACLKFNIGAESSVLNWQNAYEKSGILGLENKPRGRPKIMSTNKDRKKKSDKVLTREQELLLENERLRAEIAYLKKLDALTLASKKQKPSKS; the protein is encoded by the coding sequence ATGGGAAGATCAAAATATAGTTTAGAATTTAAAGTTGCTTGTGTTGATAAGATTTTACAGTACAATCATTCTATTTCATCACTTTCTAATGAATTAGGAGTTAATAAGTCCTTGTTGAAACAATGGGTTAAATACTATGTTCAATATGGATTTAAGGGGCTTGTTCGTACCAATAATAGAATTTACGATGTCAAGTTTAAGCTGAAAGTTCTACAATCCATATCAAGGAACTCTCTTTCTGTTAAACAGGCATGTTTAAAGTTTAATATAGGTGCGGAATCCAGTGTTTTAAATTGGCAGAATGCATATGAAAAAAGTGGTATTTTAGGGTTAGAAAATAAACCTAGAGGAAGACCTAAAATAATGAGCACCAATAAAGATCGAAAAAAGAAATCAGATAAAGTTTTAACAAGAGAGCAAGAACTTTTACTTGAAAATGAAAGATTACGTGCTGAGATTGCTTATCTAAAAAAGTTAGACGCCTTAACACTAGCCAGCAAAAAGCAAAAGCCATCGAAGAGTTAA
- the rsmA gene encoding 16S rRNA (adenine(1518)-N(6)/adenine(1519)-N(6))-dimethyltransferase RsmA, which translates to MSVKAKKHLGQHFLTDENIARKIVEGLSFENYHNIMEVGPGMGVLTKYLLEKDQKIYLAEIDTESIEYLKKHYSKITEDTFVGDFLKQDFAFIGGEQISIIGNFPYNISSQILFKIIDHYESVPEMVGMFQKEVAERTAGVPRTKDYGILSVLVQAYYDVSYLFTVHENVFNPPPKVKSGVIRLTRNPKEGLVGNEILFKQIVKAGFNQRRKKLSNSLKVLNIPEELKTHPFLDKRAEELSVRDFIDFTKLWKENQ; encoded by the coding sequence TTGAGTGTAAAAGCAAAAAAACATCTTGGTCAACACTTTTTGACGGATGAAAACATCGCCAGAAAAATTGTAGAAGGGCTAAGTTTTGAGAACTACCACAACATCATGGAAGTAGGTCCAGGAATGGGGGTTCTCACCAAATATCTTTTGGAAAAAGACCAGAAGATCTATCTTGCAGAAATAGATACAGAATCTATAGAATACCTGAAAAAACATTATTCTAAAATTACAGAAGATACCTTTGTAGGAGATTTTCTAAAACAGGATTTTGCGTTTATAGGCGGGGAACAGATCTCTATTATTGGAAACTTTCCTTATAATATTTCTTCGCAGATCTTATTTAAAATCATCGATCATTACGAGTCGGTTCCTGAAATGGTAGGAATGTTCCAAAAGGAAGTTGCTGAAAGAACAGCTGGTGTTCCAAGAACAAAGGATTACGGAATTCTTTCTGTTTTGGTTCAGGCTTATTATGATGTATCTTATCTGTTTACTGTCCACGAGAATGTATTTAATCCGCCTCCAAAAGTAAAATCAGGAGTGATCAGGCTGACAAGAAATCCAAAAGAAGGATTAGTCGGAAATGAGATTCTTTTTAAACAGATTGTAAAGGCAGGATTTAACCAGAGAAGAAAGAAACTTTCAAATTCATTAAAGGTATTAAATATTCCTGAGGAGCTAAAAACACATCCCTTTTTAGATAAACGGGCTGAAGAATTAAGTGTCCGCGATTTTATAGATTTCACCAAACTTTGGAAAGAAAACCAATAA
- a CDS encoding choice-of-anchor L domain-containing protein — translation MLNYRLKNYFLILALLFVSVSVFSQSGARKPPKNTMNAGNMKAGAFIDVNVPPYAPSNFTPEQLVKDILINGGTTCSVANVTNVTVTPNQGVTDNNRFWGYFHKGTTNFPFTDGIVLTTGYARQAGNTAQSASASIGSGSDADLVTATNPAPGITLFDSAVLEFDFVPNSNQVKFNYIFASEEYTSNYPCSYSDAFALLLRPASGGPYVNMAILPGGAGPVSMTNIHPAIAGIGGCAAVNEMYFAGYNSSPNIVTNYDGRTVPLTAVADVVPGQAYHFKMVLADAKDSSFDSAVFLEGGSFDIGIKIVDGNGVLLPGTINMCDNTPQNLTAQVAAVPGMTYQWYKDGVLIPGATSVTYIATQPGVYEVKVSVPGNQCPGSATITIIGGISPVAHDATIQLCTTPTVTAFDLTTAQPLMSTTQGAVFHFYVNQADAVAQNASFITNLTNYNGTDGQILYVVVSNGGFCSKLVKLTLVKEATPVAQLTPSKFKICAGESVTLTALGGATYLWNSFSNTSGTQTITLNQTTTFTVYAIGPKGCKSLVPATVTVEVVPAIKSDLAGGMICEGDQITLDAGTGPNYSYSWNTGPTTQTLTVGTPGTYSVTINNGVCTKVYTTQVIKAVIPEIINVDYNGDTMVLTASNPSNGALEYSITNGVTWQSSNVFTNVPKNTVVSIRVRVKKTSCVGFLEYFTFVMKNVITPNGDNVNDIIDFRGVSDYKDFKGLVFDRYGREVFKAEKIRPYWDGYFQGKKLPTSSYWYQITYEDPASKQLTVKTGWILLKNLE, via the coding sequence ATGTTAAATTATAGATTGAAAAACTACTTTTTAATTTTGGCGCTGTTATTTGTTTCCGTTTCTGTATTTTCTCAAAGTGGTGCAAGAAAACCACCGAAAAATACAATGAATGCTGGAAATATGAAAGCAGGAGCATTTATCGATGTAAATGTACCGCCATATGCACCTTCTAACTTTACCCCTGAACAGCTTGTAAAAGACATACTCATTAACGGGGGAACGACATGTTCGGTGGCAAACGTAACTAATGTTACAGTAACTCCCAATCAGGGGGTAACTGATAATAACCGTTTTTGGGGATACTTCCATAAAGGAACTACAAATTTTCCTTTCACGGATGGGATTGTTTTAACGACCGGCTATGCAAGACAAGCTGGAAATACTGCACAAAGTGCAAGTGCGTCTATTGGTTCTGGAAGTGACGCAGATCTTGTGACAGCTACTAATCCTGCCCCTGGCATTACATTGTTTGATTCTGCTGTATTAGAATTCGATTTTGTGCCGAATTCCAATCAGGTGAAATTCAATTATATTTTTGCTTCTGAGGAATATACAAGCAATTACCCGTGTAGTTACTCCGATGCATTTGCTTTGCTGCTAAGACCGGCTTCAGGAGGACCGTATGTGAATATGGCAATTCTGCCGGGAGGTGCAGGTCCTGTGAGTATGACGAATATTCACCCTGCTATAGCAGGAATAGGAGGATGTGCCGCAGTAAACGAAATGTATTTTGCAGGATACAACAGCAGTCCGAATATAGTAACAAACTATGATGGGAGAACTGTTCCCCTGACTGCAGTCGCTGATGTAGTACCAGGACAGGCATACCACTTCAAAATGGTATTGGCTGATGCTAAAGACTCAAGTTTTGATTCAGCAGTTTTTTTAGAAGGAGGATCTTTTGATATTGGAATTAAAATTGTTGACGGAAACGGTGTCTTACTGCCGGGAACTATTAATATGTGCGACAATACACCTCAGAATTTAACTGCACAGGTGGCAGCAGTTCCTGGAATGACGTATCAGTGGTATAAAGACGGAGTTCTTATTCCTGGAGCTACCAGTGTTACTTATATTGCAACGCAGCCTGGAGTATATGAGGTGAAAGTTTCTGTTCCTGGAAATCAATGTCCTGGATCAGCTACGATTACTATTATAGGCGGAATCTCTCCAGTAGCTCATGATGCAACGATACAGCTTTGTACAACTCCTACTGTGACTGCTTTTGATTTAACTACTGCACAGCCGTTAATGAGTACTACTCAGGGTGCCGTATTTCATTTTTATGTAAATCAAGCGGATGCTGTAGCTCAAAATGCTAGTTTCATTACTAATCTTACCAATTATAACGGTACAGACGGCCAGATTTTATACGTCGTCGTTTCTAATGGAGGATTCTGTAGTAAATTGGTCAAATTAACTTTAGTAAAAGAAGCTACTCCTGTAGCACAGCTTACTCCTTCAAAATTTAAAATATGTGCAGGTGAATCTGTAACATTAACAGCTTTAGGAGGAGCTACTTATTTATGGAATAGTTTTTCAAACACATCAGGTACACAAACGATCACCTTAAACCAGACCACTACATTTACGGTATATGCTATCGGACCTAAAGGGTGTAAATCTTTAGTACCTGCCACAGTAACGGTAGAAGTAGTACCTGCTATTAAATCTGATCTTGCAGGGGGAATGATTTGTGAAGGAGATCAAATTACTTTAGATGCAGGAACAGGACCTAATTATTCCTATTCCTGGAATACGGGGCCTACCACTCAAACCCTTACAGTGGGGACTCCGGGGACATATAGCGTAACAATTAATAATGGTGTCTGTACTAAAGTATATACAACACAGGTAATTAAAGCTGTTATTCCTGAAATCATAAATGTGGATTATAATGGTGACACGATGGTTCTTACTGCGAGTAACCCAAGTAACGGTGCTTTAGAATATTCAATTACAAACGGTGTTACATGGCAGTCTTCTAATGTATTTACTAATGTTCCTAAAAATACGGTAGTTTCTATCCGTGTAAGGGTAAAAAAGACAAGCTGTGTAGGATTCTTAGAATATTTCACATTTGTAATGAAAAATGTCATTACTCCTAATGGAGATAACGTTAATGATATTATTGATTTCAGAGGGGTAAGTGATTATAAAGACTTTAAAGGTCTTGTATTCGACCGCTATGGAAGAGAAGTATTTAAAGCAGAAAAGATCAGACCTTATTGGGATGGATATTTCCAGGGAAAAAAGCTTCCCACTTCATCTTACTGGTATCAGATAACTTATGAAGATCCCGCAAGCAAACAATTAACAGTGAAAACCGGCTGGATATTGTTGAAAAATTTAGAATAA
- a CDS encoding choice-of-anchor L domain-containing protein — MLNRRTRSLFLTLFLALISSFSFSQNKARVGVAKKTTAATMKAGAFIDVNAPGYPESNYSVTQLVKDVLIAGGSTCSTANVSNVVVSPNLSVTAPNRSWGYFNKATTNFPFAKGILLMTGFANKAGNVYHATLSDALPSGGDADLAAALGVSNSELKDATSIEFDFVPTSTSVKFRYLFASKEYQSNFTCNISDGFALLLKKVGDPNYTNLAVLPGGAGPVSVTNIIPAGMACGPKNAQYFGGLNTAQIETNFDGRTIPLTATATVIPGQTYHFKMVLADYQDSNFDSGVFLEAGSFDIGVQLLDAAGVQLPPSINVCDNAPQTFMVSGQIPNATYQWLLNNNPIPGATQPSYTATQPGLYTVQVFIQGNSCPGTASVTIVGGTSPTVQNAALTACYTPGNAVFNLTTAQQSISTTVGASFSYYVSQTDANAGNGNTIATPTAYSSAGNQTIYVLVKNGFCSKVAQLQLVKAPQMTVSIAPPTTLTCANSQITLNASASVYPAGSIFNWTTTGGNIVSGGNTLTPIVNTAGTYTLTISNTYQPGNINCTAAGNVTVVGDSSPPATGLTASKILICAGESVTLTATGGATYNWATLPGTGNTQTVTPLATTTYTVTAVGANGCVSQTPATVTVEVSQPITVQNATLIKCYEPGNTIFDLTSAQTQITPITTGVTFSYYLVQADANAGNTNTIATPTAFPSTGNQTIYVLVKNGGCRNVVSLQLFRSAVTTLTIAAPQSITCTTNQITLNASASVIPAGSTVTWTTTGGNIVSGANTLTPVVNAGGTYTLTVQNTSQPGNLSCTYTSNVTVNEDKVLPVAGVTSSQAQICVGESVTLTATGGVTYNWGNGLPGNGSTQVVSPATTTTYTVFAVGANGCISAAPATVTVVVGPPVAAVAASSTKICAGDSVTLTASGGITYSWVGLTGNGNTQVVSPTVTTTYSVYALGGNGCSSVNPATITIQVVPAITSTLHDVFVCVGDTGILDAGAGPNYTYLWSTGATTQTISTNVTGTYSVTISNGVCSKVFSAQLLNPALPQFTNIAYESHVLTLTSSNPTGGILEYSIDGGVTWQTSNIFYNVLNNTNYNLVVRVKDAKCSTILNYYTFVISNAITPNQDGINDGIDFTGISTYNNFAASVFDRYGMELFKATKGNTVWKGTLKGLNLPTATYWYRVQWENPASKKLELRSGWILLKNRN; from the coding sequence ATGTTAAATAGGAGGACCAGAAGTTTATTTTTGACTTTATTTTTAGCACTTATCAGCAGCTTTAGCTTTTCTCAGAACAAAGCTAGAGTAGGTGTTGCTAAAAAAACTACGGCGGCGACTATGAAAGCAGGTGCTTTTATAGATGTAAACGCTCCTGGTTATCCTGAATCAAATTACAGCGTAACACAATTAGTAAAAGATGTTCTTATCGCTGGAGGATCTACATGTTCTACAGCTAACGTAAGCAACGTTGTAGTATCTCCCAATTTATCAGTGACTGCACCAAACAGAAGCTGGGGATATTTTAATAAAGCAACAACCAATTTTCCGTTTGCAAAAGGAATTCTTTTGATGACGGGATTTGCAAATAAAGCAGGAAACGTTTATCATGCAACTTTGAGTGATGCACTGCCTTCAGGAGGAGATGCTGATCTGGCGGCGGCTTTAGGAGTTTCTAACTCTGAACTTAAAGATGCTACATCTATAGAATTTGATTTTGTTCCTACTTCTACGAGTGTAAAATTTAGATATCTATTTGCTTCTAAAGAATACCAGAGTAATTTCACATGTAATATTTCAGATGGATTTGCCTTATTGCTGAAAAAAGTAGGAGATCCTAACTATACCAATCTTGCCGTTCTTCCAGGAGGAGCAGGACCCGTAAGTGTAACGAATATTATCCCTGCAGGAATGGCCTGCGGACCAAAGAATGCTCAATATTTCGGCGGATTGAATACTGCTCAGATCGAAACCAATTTTGATGGTCGTACTATACCTTTAACAGCAACTGCTACTGTAATTCCTGGCCAGACTTACCATTTTAAAATGGTTTTGGCGGATTATCAGGATTCAAATTTTGATTCTGGTGTATTTTTAGAAGCCGGTTCATTTGATATAGGAGTACAGCTTTTAGATGCGGCGGGGGTACAGCTTCCTCCATCTATCAATGTTTGTGATAATGCTCCTCAGACTTTTATGGTTTCTGGACAGATTCCAAATGCTACTTATCAATGGCTTTTAAATAATAATCCGATTCCAGGAGCAACACAGCCCAGCTATACTGCTACACAGCCGGGACTGTATACGGTTCAGGTTTTTATACAGGGAAATTCATGTCCCGGGACAGCCAGCGTAACAATTGTAGGCGGAACTTCTCCTACAGTACAAAATGCAGCACTGACGGCGTGTTATACACCAGGGAATGCAGTATTTAATTTAACAACAGCCCAGCAGTCAATTAGTACTACTGTAGGTGCTTCATTTTCCTATTATGTAAGTCAAACGGATGCTAATGCAGGAAATGGAAATACTATTGCGACTCCTACAGCTTATTCAAGTGCGGGAAATCAAACAATATATGTTTTAGTTAAAAATGGCTTTTGTTCAAAAGTAGCCCAGCTTCAGCTGGTGAAAGCTCCTCAGATGACAGTTTCTATTGCGCCTCCCACTACCTTGACTTGTGCAAATTCACAGATTACTTTAAATGCTTCTGCTTCTGTATATCCTGCCGGATCTATATTCAATTGGACCACTACAGGCGGAAATATTGTTTCAGGAGGAAATACACTTACTCCAATTGTAAATACTGCTGGAACTTATACATTAACAATTTCAAATACCTATCAGCCCGGAAATATAAACTGTACAGCTGCAGGTAATGTTACAGTAGTAGGAGACAGTTCACCGCCCGCTACAGGATTAACAGCCAGTAAAATACTTATTTGTGCTGGAGAATCTGTTACCTTAACAGCAACAGGAGGTGCTACTTACAATTGGGCAACTCTGCCCGGAACAGGAAATACACAAACTGTTACTCCTTTAGCAACTACGACGTATACTGTAACAGCAGTAGGCGCGAATGGATGTGTTTCTCAAACTCCGGCAACAGTTACAGTAGAAGTTTCCCAGCCGATCACGGTACAAAATGCGACTCTGATTAAATGCTATGAACCAGGAAATACTATTTTTGATTTAACATCGGCGCAGACTCAGATTACTCCTATTACTACGGGAGTGACATTTTCTTATTATTTAGTTCAGGCTGATGCCAATGCAGGAAATACCAATACTATTGCAACTCCTACGGCATTTCCAAGTACAGGAAATCAAACGATTTATGTATTAGTGAAAAATGGAGGCTGTAGAAATGTAGTTTCACTGCAGCTGTTTAGAAGTGCTGTGACTACTTTAACCATAGCTGCACCACAGAGTATTACCTGTACAACCAATCAGATTACATTAAATGCTTCCGCCTCTGTAATTCCTGCAGGTTCTACAGTCACTTGGACAACAACAGGCGGCAATATAGTTTCCGGAGCAAATACCTTAACTCCTGTTGTAAATGCAGGCGGAACTTATACTCTAACAGTTCAGAATACTTCACAGCCAGGAAATTTATCTTGTACCTATACGTCAAACGTTACGGTAAATGAGGACAAAGTTCTTCCAGTAGCTGGCGTTACATCATCACAGGCACAAATTTGTGTTGGAGAATCTGTGACATTGACGGCTACAGGCGGAGTAACATATAACTGGGGAAATGGACTACCGGGGAATGGAAGTACTCAGGTAGTCTCTCCTGCAACTACTACGACATATACGGTATTCGCAGTTGGAGCAAACGGATGTATTTCTGCAGCTCCAGCAACGGTTACAGTAGTGGTAGGTCCTCCCGTAGCAGCAGTAGCGGCTTCAAGCACGAAGATCTGTGCAGGGGATTCTGTTACTTTAACAGCTTCCGGAGGTATTACATACAGCTGGGTAGGGCTCACAGGGAATGGAAATACACAGGTAGTTTCACCTACAGTAACCACCACTTATTCTGTATATGCATTAGGAGGGAATGGTTGCAGCTCTGTAAATCCTGCTACGATCACAATACAAGTGGTACCTGCAATTACTTCAACATTACATGATGTGTTTGTGTGTGTAGGAGATACTGGTATTTTAGATGCTGGAGCCGGGCCAAACTACACTTATCTATGGAGTACGGGCGCAACGACCCAGACAATCTCCACTAACGTTACAGGGACCTATTCTGTCACGATAAGTAATGGGGTCTGCTCTAAAGTTTTCTCTGCTCAATTATTGAATCCTGCATTACCGCAATTCACTAATATAGCTTATGAAAGTCATGTTCTGACACTTACTTCATCAAACCCTACAGGAGGTATTTTAGAGTACTCTATTGACGGCGGCGTAACATGGCAGACATCAAATATATTTTACAATGTTTTAAATAATACTAACTATAACTTAGTGGTGAGAGTGAAAGATGCAAAATGCAGCACCATATTGAATTATTATACGTTTGTGATCAGCAATGCAATTACTCCTAATCAAGATGGAATTAATGATGGAATAGATTTCACTGGAATCAGTACTTATAATAATTTTGCAGCTTCTGTTTTTGACAGATACGGGATGGAATTATTTAAAGCCACAAAAGGAAATACAGTATGGAAAGGAACATTGAAGGGGCTCAATCTGCCTACAGCCACCTACTGGTATAGAGTACAGTGGGAAAATCCGGCAAGTAAAAAACTAGAGCTTCGATCCGGCTGGATACTGCTGAAAAATAGAAATTAA
- a CDS encoding IS3 family transposase, with protein MEELRQDHNLAVLLNCSGMAKSSFYYYLSGGKAEDKYGKIKSLIQLIYQKHKGRFGYRRITLELKRQGVIINHKTVLRLMKDLGLKSLIRVKKYKSYRGEQGKIAPNILERNFKTSHPNQKWVTDITEFNIAGNKLYLSPIIDLFNGEVISYELSERPVFAQIINMLKKSFRKIKNLQNLILHSDQGWQYQMKAYQNILKQKGIIQSMSRKGNCLDNAVIENFFGTLKSEMFYLKKFRSIQELKEEIHQYINYYNNDRIRLNLKGKSPIEYRTLYYQKII; from the coding sequence ATCGAAGAGTTAAGGCAAGACCACAACTTAGCAGTATTGCTGAATTGTTCAGGTATGGCAAAAAGTAGTTTTTATTATTATCTTTCTGGTGGTAAGGCAGAAGATAAATATGGTAAGATTAAAAGTTTAATACAATTAATTTATCAGAAGCATAAAGGAAGATTTGGATATAGAAGAATAACACTTGAACTAAAAAGACAGGGTGTCATTATCAATCATAAGACAGTTTTAAGATTAATGAAAGACTTGGGATTAAAAAGCTTAATTCGGGTGAAAAAATATAAATCTTATCGTGGGGAGCAGGGCAAAATAGCACCCAATATTCTTGAAAGGAACTTTAAGACGAGCCATCCAAACCAAAAATGGGTTACTGATATTACAGAATTCAACATTGCTGGGAATAAGCTATATCTGTCTCCTATCATCGACTTATTTAACGGAGAGGTGATAAGCTATGAGCTTTCAGAAAGACCTGTCTTTGCACAAATTATTAATATGCTGAAAAAGAGTTTTAGGAAAATAAAGAATTTACAGAACCTGATTCTACATTCAGACCAAGGATGGCAGTATCAAATGAAGGCTTATCAAAATATTTTAAAACAAAAAGGAATTATCCAAAGTATGTCCAGAAAAGGAAATTGCCTGGATAATGCCGTAATAGAGAATTTCTTTGGAACACTAAAATCCGAAATGTTTTATCTGAAGAAATTTAGGTCAATACAGGAATTAAAAGAAGAAATCCATCAATATATTAACTATTATAATAATGACAGAATAAGACTTAATTTAAAAGGAAAGAGTCCGATTGAATATCGAACTCTTTATTATCAAAAGATTATTTAA
- a CDS encoding choice-of-anchor L domain-containing protein, producing MKAGAFIDVNAAGYNESAFSITQLVKDVLISSGTNSCITPNVSNVQVSPNTAVTDPNRAWGYFHKATTAFPFKDGIILSTGYANKAGNSAAAGTLGDALGSGSDADLVAATNPTKTLYDAVVLEFDFVPTSSQVKFNYLFASEEYTGSFPCSYSDAFALLLRPVSGGPYTNMAVLPSGAGPVSVTNIHPAIAGSCAAINEQYFGGYNTSNIETNFNGRTIPLTATATVVPGQAYHFKMVLADAGDTSYDSAVFLEGGSFNIGVDLLDNNGATLPSDINVCDNVPQVLTASVSDPIMTYQWFFNGTAVPGATTNSITAVQPGTYTIEVSVPGNPCPGKATIQIHGGTTPVAQDATLLLCSTPDITTFDLSTIMPSISTTPGAVFHFYVNQADAVAQNDSYLTNILNYNGNDGQILYVVVSNGGFCSKLVKLTLLKEVTPTAHLVSTKLKICPGDSVNLTATGGVTYLWDNFTGTGGTQTATLYNTTVFKVYAIGAKGCKSLLPAIVTVEVVPEITTPLKDVEMCTGDRVTLDAGAGPNYKYLWSTGAVTQTINVDQFGIYTVTIDNGYCTKTFTVKVMGAASPFVTALNYGNNTLTVTAENTPINNIYGILEYSIDGGINWQTSNVFPGLLNNITYNIQVRVQGTHCVGALEFFTLHVNNLITPNQDGVNDVLDLTAFGEFKNFTGSIYDRYGVEMFRFSKQTPVWDGTVGGKRLSTATYWYKFNFEYPKSKAQMNWSGWIMLKNRE from the coding sequence ATGAAAGCAGGAGCTTTTATTGATGTTAATGCGGCAGGTTATAATGAATCTGCTTTTAGCATTACTCAATTGGTGAAAGATGTTTTGATATCATCCGGAACAAATTCCTGTATTACGCCTAATGTATCTAATGTTCAGGTAAGTCCTAATACAGCTGTGACTGATCCAAATAGAGCATGGGGATATTTTCATAAAGCAACTACAGCGTTTCCATTTAAAGATGGAATTATATTATCTACAGGATATGCCAATAAAGCTGGGAATTCTGCGGCAGCAGGTACGCTTGGTGATGCTTTAGGAAGCGGTAGTGATGCAGATCTAGTAGCGGCGACTAATCCAACAAAAACTTTATATGATGCTGTTGTTTTAGAATTTGATTTCGTTCCTACCTCATCACAGGTGAAATTTAACTATTTATTTGCTTCTGAAGAATACACCGGTTCATTTCCATGCAGTTACTCAGATGCATTTGCTTTGTTGTTAAGACCAGTTTCTGGTGGCCCTTACACTAATATGGCTGTACTGCCAAGCGGAGCAGGACCTGTAAGTGTTACTAATATCCACCCGGCTATCGCCGGCTCATGTGCTGCTATTAATGAGCAGTATTTTGGAGGATATAATACGTCCAATATCGAGACCAACTTTAACGGAAGAACAATTCCGCTTACTGCAACAGCAACGGTAGTTCCCGGGCAGGCTTATCATTTTAAGATGGTATTGGCCGATGCCGGAGATACATCATATGATTCTGCAGTATTTTTAGAAGGAGGTTCTTTTAATATTGGAGTAGATTTATTAGATAATAATGGAGCTACTTTACCTTCAGATATCAATGTGTGTGATAATGTGCCGCAAGTGCTTACAGCTTCAGTGAGTGACCCTATCATGACCTACCAGTGGTTTTTTAACGGAACTGCTGTGCCTGGTGCTACGACTAACTCTATTACAGCTGTACAGCCGGGAACATATACCATTGAAGTAAGCGTCCCTGGAAATCCATGTCCAGGTAAGGCAACGATCCAGATTCACGGGGGTACCACTCCTGTAGCACAAGATGCTACATTGCTCCTCTGCAGTACACCGGATATTACTACTTTTGATTTGAGTACTATAATGCCCTCAATAAGTACGACGCCTGGAGCAGTATTTCATTTTTATGTCAATCAGGCAGATGCAGTAGCCCAAAATGATAGTTATCTTACCAATATACTGAACTATAATGGTAATGACGGCCAGATTTTATATGTTGTTGTTTCTAACGGCGGCTTTTGCAGCAAACTGGTTAAATTGACATTATTAAAAGAAGTAACGCCTACAGCACATCTTGTTTCTACTAAATTAAAAATATGTCCTGGGGATTCTGTAAATCTAACGGCAACGGGAGGTGTTACTTATCTATGGGATAATTTTACTGGAACAGGAGGTACACAGACTGCCACACTTTATAATACAACAGTATTCAAAGTATATGCTATCGGAGCTAAAGGGTGTAAATCTTTACTGCCTGCAATCGTAACAGTAGAAGTTGTTCCTGAAATTACAACTCCATTAAAAGATGTTGAAATGTGTACCGGCGACAGAGTAACTTTAGATGCCGGAGCAGGTCCTAACTATAAATATTTATGGAGCACAGGAGCTGTAACCCAGACTATAAACGTAGATCAATTTGGAATTTATACAGTAACTATCGATAATGGATACTGTACTAAAACATTCACTGTAAAAGTGATGGGAGCAGCGTCGCCATTTGTTACCGCCCTTAATTATGGCAACAATACTTTAACGGTTACTGCTGAAAATACTCCGATTAATAATATATACGGAATTTTAGAATATTCTATTGACGGCGGCATCAATTGGCAGACATCAAATGTGTTTCCTGGTCTGCTGAATAATATTACTTATAACATTCAAGTGAGAGTACAGGGCACTCATTGTGTGGGAGCACTGGAGTTCTTTACCCTGCATGTCAATAATCTTATTACCCCTAATCAGGATGGTGTTAATGATGTACTGGATCTTACGGCTTTTGGAGAATTTAAAAACTTTACGGGATCTATTTATGACAGATATGGAGTAGAAATGTTCAGGTTCTCAAAACAGACTCCGGTATGGGATGGAACTGTAGGAGGAAAAAGATTATCTACAGCAACTTACTGGTATAAATTCAATTTTGAATATCCTAAATCCAAGGCTCAGATGAACTGGTCTGGATGGATCATGTTGAAAAACAGAGAATAA